From a single Flavobacteriales bacterium genomic region:
- a CDS encoding SCO family protein: MWVIAFSKRASVAAAVVLLLASCEEKQVGLPYYDTPDFTPLFNDTAHITPHRLADFSFTDQHGDTITQATIEGKIHVADFFFSSCTSICPVMTHNMSTISDTFRDDPGVVLLSYSVTPWLDSTARLHEFAEGYHITDPNWHLLTGSQSAIYDLARKSYFAEEDIGFAKDSSEFLHTEHFILVDKNKRIRGIYNGTLKLEIVQLIKDIRALKEE, encoded by the coding sequence ATGTGGGTGATAGCATTCAGTAAGCGTGCATCGGTTGCAGCAGCCGTTGTGCTGCTGCTTGCCTCCTGCGAGGAAAAGCAGGTCGGACTTCCTTACTACGACACACCGGATTTCACGCCGCTGTTCAACGACACCGCACACATCACCCCCCACCGCCTCGCCGACTTCTCATTCACCGATCAACACGGCGATACCATCACACAGGCTACCATCGAAGGCAAGATCCATGTGGCGGATTTCTTTTTCTCCAGCTGCACAAGCATCTGTCCGGTGATGACCCACAACATGTCTACGATCTCCGACACGTTCCGTGATGACCCCGGTGTGGTGCTGTTGTCCTACAGCGTTACACCCTGGCTCGACAGCACGGCCCGGCTACATGAATTCGCAGAAGGTTACCACATCACCGACCCGAACTGGCACCTGCTCACCGGCAGCCAGTCGGCCATTTATGACCTGGCACGCAAATCCTACTTCGCCGAGGAAGACATCGGCTTTGCCAAAGACAGCAGCGAGTTCCTGCACACAGAGCATTTCATCCTGGTGGATAAAAACAAGCGCATCCGCGGCATCTACAACGGAACGCTAAAGCTGGAGATCGTGCAATTGATCAAAGACATCAGGGCATTGAAGGAAGAGTAG
- a CDS encoding Abi family protein produces MEYKKPPLSVTDQLFLLKSRGLCIADQSRAEHYLSNISYYRLRAYMVPFQVVDDHNHKFTPGITFDHVLDLYVFDRELRLLVFDAIERIEVVKTSLKNVANKNRN; encoded by the coding sequence ATGGAATATAAAAAGCCCCCCTTAAGTGTTACAGACCAGCTTTTCTTGCTAAAATCAAGGGGGTTGTGTATTGCAGACCAATCAAGAGCTGAGCATTATCTTTCGAATATCAGTTATTATAGATTGAGGGCTTATATGGTGCCTTTTCAAGTGGTTGATGACCACAATCATAAGTTTACCCCAGGAATAACTTTTGATCATGTTTTAGATCTGTACGTATTTGATCGGGAACTACGTTTGCTGGTGTTTGATGCTATTGAAAGAATTGAAGTAGTGAAGACTTCCCTAAAAAACGTAGCGAATAAAAATAGAAATTAG